aatatcacaaacacctactgtagtggTTATATTTAGAATTACAGTATAGTCATGTCACCTGTTGGGCAGCAAAACTCTAGCTCTGTAACGTCCTTGAATCCAATGAGCCATACATGCCACATTCTCCTCTTATGCCAGAGGGGTGTCAATACTGCTACATAAGTCTTTACTTGCTCAATAGATGTGGTAATTACTGACCATGGGGGATGTTATTAGTGGTATTGATttaagttgcacaagtgtgaaaggggtcttagccttATTTACTTTTGCATTTACCCAACTCTTCGGCTTGTCTTAGGGGTCAGAGCATGTAGTTTGTGAGGTGACACTTGAGAAAGCAGCCGTGGTCAGAATTCGGGTAACCTCTGTCCTTCTGAATCAAGCTGCTAGACACAAATACAAAAGTGACATTTAATAAAGGGGCATATATAAATGAATGATGGGTACACCTGCACAGGTATAACAATTTAAGACCAAGGGGTCTATTTCTAAAAAATAATGTTGAACAAATTTACAAAGCAGTCATAAAATTCTCACCATATTTTtcctaatacatttattttttattattgtcagcTCCTTCTAGTGGCCTTTATTATTTTACTGATTGAGGTATGTCAAGAAAATGATGCATTATGACCACTAGCTGATGATAATTAAAAATAAACGTACTATGAAAAATATGGTGAAAATTTGTGACGGCTGGGCAAATGCTTTTCATATTTATTCAGcaaattattttataaatagactTCTAAAGGTTATGATTCGAACGCAAGTCCAATCATGACTAGTTGAagataaaatgtttttaatttttaaagtacACTGCTTTACATAGAATGTATATTTCCAGAACCAAGAAATATTGATATTCATACACATATGCAATTCAATTATCTGTGGAGAAATGTGTTGGCATCTCTGTGAACAGCTCTTGCAGCCTTCAGGCCACTTTTAATAGCTGTGTCAATCCAACCATGGGGAGCTGAAGTGTGTTCTCCTGCAAAATATATTCTGCCTTCAGGTTGAGCCAGGTACTCAAACAAGTAACTATTCTGATACGGGATGAAATGGGCGAATGCACCCATGGAATATGGATCCAGGCTCCACCTCTTCACCACAGCTTTAGGACAAAGGCGTCGGAGCTCCTTCTCTGATCTCAAGTGGATGGCAGCCAAGTCTTCAAAAACAATGTCAATGCACTCTTCATCACTAAGGGATAGGAAGAACAATGACTCATCTGCCCAAGTGTATGATGCAAGGAGGACTCCTCTTCCTCCGGTGAAGTTGTGACTTGGGTAATAGACAGAACGCGATGGGCGATCAGTGATACTTCTCCCACCAACAATACCATCCTTTTCCCAGAAACTCTCAGTGCAGCCCAGTAAGATTTTTGTGGCACTTGCATAGTGGATGTTACCCAATGCAAAATCCTTCTCATTGGACAGAGGAGGACTGAACTTAATACGTTTGGTTGCCTTTGCGGTGGATGTTACGATGACATAGTCCGCGATTATGTTGATGGGAGGGGTGATTCTATCTTTACGGTATGAGACAATCACTGATTTTCCATTCCTCATGACTTTAACTACAGTGGATTTCAATCTGATCACATTTCCCAAACGTTTGGCCAAGGACAAGGGCAATTGATCAAAACCTCCAGTGATCTCATCTAACCTGGTGAAGTAGAATATTTTTTGAATTAGGTCATACTCATCTTATATTCATTTCTATAAGTCATTAAATATATTAATTTAGCCATGTAATCTTTTACCATTTTCAACCACTTaaaaccactttagccccagaagattttatccccttcctgaccagagcactttttacaatttggcactgcatcgctttaactgacaattgcacagtcatgcaatgctgtacctatTTTTCCCacacacagagctttcttttggtggtatttgatcacctctgcggtttttattttttgcactataaacaaaaaaaatagcgacaattttgagaaaaaaaacaatatttttttactttttgctataataaatatccccaaaaatgtttttaaaaaacaaatgtcttcatcagtttaggccaatatttattcttctacatatttttggtaaaaaatcacaataagcgtatattgattggtttgcgcaaaagttatagcgtctacaaactatggggaaaagatttatggcatttttattttttctactagtaatggcggtgatcagcgatttttagcagtattGTGACATTGCAGCTGACAGATCagacgcttttgacacatttttgggaccattgaatatttatagagcgatcagtgctatacatatgcactgtttactgtataaatgtcactggcatggaaggggttaacactagggggcgatcaaggggttaagtgtgtgttttctcactgtgttctaactgtatgagggggaactaactaggagagatgacagatcactTTTTATACTTTGTAGAGATCGCGCCCACCGTCCACATGCATCAAGTTCCCCTCTGTACAGCGAGCGTGCGCGTGGGATTTCCGGCAGCGCTtgtgtgccctctagtggctttcCTGGGCACgggattttgcccaggagagtcattctgccgcagtatatctgtatATCTGTACAGGTTTCTGTACTGAAAAACCACTCCCTGAGCACACCAAGCATGATGACTAAGCTGACAAAGACAGGTCCCAGTCTCTAGTAATAATGGAGCTGGAGGAAATAGTGTCTCCActgtgatttttttgtttgtttttattaaaggttttaaaaattgtctttgtttttattcatttatatggGGGGTGGTATCTGGTTGCCGGcttattgttaaagggggcttccgagTTTTGGTAAGTCCCCCTGGCCAAGTACCCCtgtatgttgagggcatgtggcttggtatggttcagtGAGGAAGGGGCTGCTCGTATGCTCTTTCCCCCTTTCCTGGCAAGCAAAGCTGCATGTTTCGGACAAGGGCCtggtctagtgtggattttttTGAGGGACCTTATGGGGTTTTTTTTGTGTGAGGCTCCCCAATAATATTTGTGCCTTTGGTGGGATCCTCCTTAATATTCATGCCAGACCCTTATACTAGATTAAGGTCTGATATAGATTTTAATGGGGGACCTCAACACAAAAAGAATTGTGGAAAAGCGTAActttgtccaaaatgtttttggATAACGTAAGAaatgttagaacccctgtcatatttttattgaaagaaagtAATGCAAAATCCTAAATTtacagtgacaactgtctaagatggGATTTCTTCTCTACCTGAATAGATCTCTCTATGTTAGGAAATTAAAGGGAAATCCCCCTAatggaacacagacagcaaataGTAAACCTTTTACTACAATATCCAAACTAAAATTAAAAGTTATGACTATACACTTAAAGAATATTAAAATGACCTCATCCTCTGGAAAAAATAAGTATGTTGCCAGAGGGAGATGGGCTTTGATGCTTTTCcgatttttacttgcacatgcaCAGTAAACTGTATTCCTGTGTTCTCCCCTAGGACCCTGGTATTTCTGTGATCCCTAGACATCATTGACCAATATGGTCATGTTTATAtatggtcaatgacatcacacgggAGACCCCACACCCATGTATATCAGTAGTGTAttcaggttttgtgctgccctaggcctgactcatgcacccctaatttaaatatgacccaccccttcctgttaaagccacacccctttctgtttaagacctgccttgaaattttcaagtgtggacactagttctaagggcctggggggggggggcaatggatttccttaatttgcatagatttcctctcacttcctgtttggctatggggcaggaagtgaagggaaatctctgcaatgtgacaggcattgtaaaaaataaactgacagggactataaccctcccttactctatccaaaatgaaaaacaaaagtgttgcctagttctactttaagcacaaatttttgataattttatggcgaggactaagaagatataaccatgccagtggtgcagcagaaaagaaaaaatatagcacagtgaggaaggtatgtggtccaggatgatcggacagtcaaaattagaagcagcacctCCCaagccccccgcccccccacagTAGCGAAATGCCGGTCGCccacataccggaagcagtgcagccgctttatgggggtgctagactaatttgcctctcagcccagtccaccccataagactggcgctacgcaagccggcggggactctttcctgcaaagtgctgccctaggcctggaccttggtggcctaggccaggatacagcattgatgtatataacagctgtcatctgTTCACCCTATCATTTGGTGGGAAGCAAACAAACAGTCTAGACGTGTCCTggcaggcgctttttttttctttgtttcgatGAGTTGACAGGCATCTTAACTGACATGGATCTACATCCCTGGACAACATAGTTGACAGTGAATGTACATTGTGGGACATTTTGGAGGTCTTTTTCATCAAAGACTTGTCAAATACTGTTTGTgttcttttttactgtttactgttttaAATGTACCTAGTatccctaaggccccatgcacacgagacgcagatacaaactcatctaaacacgtTTTCAAACACAAAAACTGGCGTTTAAACCGCCTGTTTTGCCGCAAATTTCGCTGCATTTTacagcgttttaccgcgtttgcgtttataagcgtttagttaagaaacatcataagaccctccctaagctcaaaaaacagtattatttaaccatttcagccattttgtgagaccaaagTGAGTAGCAGctaagagagcagcagtgtacttgtatttagcgtgtcacttgccacatcacctgccacaagctgcagattgtccacttgccacgtcacctgccacaagttgtgaattgtccacttgccacgtcatctgccacgtcacctggccatgccacctgccacaagttgtggattgtccattgaccacgtcacctgccatgtcacctctctacgtcacctgccacaagttgtggattgtccacgtgccatgtcacctggccacgtcacctggcacgtcacctggccacttcacctgccacgtcacctggccatttcacctggccacgtcacctgccacaagttgtggattgtctactggtcacgtcacctgccacgtcaactggccacgtcacctgccacaagttgtggattgtccactggccatgtcacctgccacgtcaactggccacgtcacctgccacaagttgtggattgtccacttgccacgtcacctgccatgtcacctgccacaagttgtggattgtccactggccacgtcacctgccacaagttgcggattgtccacttgccacgtcacctggccatgtcacctgccacatcacctgttcacatcacctggcacgtcacctgccacaagttgtggattgttcacttgccacatcacctggccacgtcacctgccacaagttgtggattgtccacttgccacttcaccaggccatgtcacctggccacatcacctgccacaagttgtggattgtccactggccacgtcacctggccacatcacctagccacgtcacctggccacaagttgtggattgttcacttgccacgtcacctggccacataacctggccacaagttgtggattgttcactggccacatcacctggcaatgtcatctggccacgccacctgccacaagttgtggattgtccacttgccacatcacctgccacaagttgcagattgtccacttgccatgtcacctggccatgttacctggccatgtcacctgccacgtcacctgttcacatcacctggcacgtcacctggccacaagttgtggattgtccactggcctccctaagctcaaaaaacagtattatttaaccatttcagccatgtcacctggccacgtcacctgccacaagttgtggattatccacttgccaaatcacctggccagtcacctgccacacgttgtggattgtccacttgccacatcacctgccacaagttgcggattgtccacttgccacgtcacctggccatgtcacctgccacatcacctgttcacatcacctggcacgtcacctgccacaagttgtggattgttcacttgccacatcacctggccacatcacctggccacgtcacctgccacaagttgtggattgtccacttgccacgtcaccaggccatgtcacctggccacataacctgccacatcacctggccacgtcacctgccacaagttgtggattgtccacttgccacatcacctgccacaagttgcggattgtccacttgccacgtcacctggccatgtcacctgccacatcacctgttcacatcacctggcacgtcacctgccacaagttgtggattgttcacttgccacatcacctggccacatcacctggccacgtcacctgccacaagttgtggattgtccacttgccacgtcaccaggccatgtcacctggccacataacctgccacatcacctggccacgtcacctgccacaagttgtggattgtccacttgccacatcacctggccacgtcacctgctatgtcacctggccatgtcacctgccacaagttgtgaattgtccactggccacgtcacctggccacatcacctagccacgtcacctggccacatcacctggccacaagttgtggattgtccactcgccacgtcacctggccacaagttgtggattgttcactggccacatcacctggcaatgtcatctggccacgtcacctgccacaagttgtggattgtccacttgccacgtcacctgccacaagttgcagattgtccacttgccatgtcacctggccatgttacctggccatgtcacctgccacgtcacatgttcacatcacctggcacgtcacctggccacaagttgtggattgtccactggccatgtcactggccacgtcacctgccacaagttgtggattgttcacttgccacatcacctggccactttatttgccacatcacctgccacaagttgtggattgttcacttgccacatcacttggCCACATCacttggccacgtcacctgccacaagttgtggattgtccacttgccacatcaccaggccatgtcacctggccatgtcacctggccacgtcacctggccacatcacctgccacaagttgtggattgtccacttgccacatgacctggccacgtcacctgccacatcacctggccacatcacctaccacaagttgtggattgtccacttgccacgtcacctggccatgtcacctgccacaagttgtggattgtccactggccacgtcacctggccatgtcacctgccacaagtggtggattgtccacaatgcaatgcaagcaattacagttttttatgttttttaaaggtttttcataatttgccataatttttgagatttctaatgtaaagaaataggtcacctttaaaaacgcctataaacggtACCAGCGTTTTGccacgtttagcggcgttttgcatctgaaacgcgaaaacgtttgcgtctgaacccaattGTTTGCcgaaaaacgtgactgtgtgcatggacacataggataacattgaatgtgttcaggggcagttgaaaaagctgtccaaatgcctccgaacacgcgtttaccagcgtctcgtgtgcatggggcctgacTCACATTGGGAGGGATATATAGTCGCCCCCTTATTAAACTGGGCTTTCAAATTCCCATATCCCCAACCTGCAGACCACCCACGaccactgggccagggttgtggggaaaaggcccttgtctTTATTaacatagtggcccagattcaagaagctattgcgcaatagctgttttgctcccgcgtagcgaatgcccctgattcaggaacatcgctacgcggactgcagcctaggatatgacagacataagcctccttatgccttcatatctcaggctgcattcttgcgttggccgctagggggcgcggccattgtgatcggcgtatagtatgcaaattgcatactaccaccgattcacaaaagttgcgcgggccctgcgcacgcaaggtacggagtttccgtatggcgactttagcgtaaggctgctcctactcatagtaggcgcagccaatgctaatgtatagccgcccttcccgctcgtgaaatttaaatttcacgtcgtttacgtaagtgattcgtgaatagcgctggacgccattcacgttcacttagaagcaaatgacgtccttgcgacgtcatttgccgcaatgcacgtcgggaaagtttcccgacggagcatgcgctgttcgctcggcgcgggagcgcgcctaatttaaatgattcccgcccccggcgggatcatttacattaggcgcccttacgcagggcaaattagcatagcgcccgcgcaatttacggagctactgctccgtgaatcgcgggcaaatcgaaatatttgcgtgggcgcagagcaaaaatcgttgccctttgcccacgcaaatattgcgtggttctacctgaatctgggccagtgacatcaacaaggtgctttgccagaGGGGTACTTTGCGAATGTGCCTGTTTCTTTTGTGACGGAATTCTCAATAAAATCCATGCTAGACTCAATAGTCTGGTATGCAATTTGAGGGAGACTCCACACAATTTTCTTTTCAATCTGTgacatttacaaaataaaaaataaagtgatacTGTTTAAATTGGCAGCAAATTACATTTCATTGTAGATCTTAGGGGTTTGCTATTTATTTTGGGGGATGTTCGTGGTTCTATTGCAttttcctttggaaaaaaaaaagccaagaccGAAATGTCATTTGCCAGCGATATAAAACACTTTTCtactttgtaaatgtcagtgctttaaaaaataagTGCTCCTGGATTAATGGattgtttttttgcattggtacaaagCAGTGTCCACACCtatcccccatgccatttttgaCAACACTTTGTCTATTAGCATAGAAAATGTGCAGTTTTGATTTCACAGGTTCGGCTCCCTTTGACTCCTTTGAAGCTTGCCGAACCCTGCTCAAACCAAAGCCAGAGCAGTTCCGCTCAACACTCTTTAAGCTGTTGGTTGATATATATTTGCATAAAGTATAATACAGGGAACATGACACATGtttgcatttacttttttttactgtacctTGGGAATTTAAAAATATACGTATTCAAAACTTCTTCTATAAAAGAGGTGTAGGGCTGACTATTAGTATTCATGAAGTTTCCAACCATCTTAATAGCACCAGCACTTAAACGTCCTTCATCCGCCAGCATAGActaatgcagaaaaaaataaaagcacagtTCATGTACGAGGGTATATGTGTTTAGCTGCAGCTATTTCACAATTTTTACATTAACTAGCACAATTTAACTAGCTTCCACCTGGCCTATAGTAAAATGACGGCCAGGTGGGATGTTCGTTCATCCGGGTGGTGCAGCTATTTCCCAATTTTTACATAACTAGCACAATTTAACTAGCTTCCACTTGGCCTATAGtaaaatgacggccgggcgggACGTTCATTCACCTGGGTGGACGTTATATGGAGTCCTCCCAGATCACGCCTCACATGCGGCCATGCAGCGCAATCTGTCATTGGCTGTGCCTACTGCCAGTACCATGTggttgctgtgaccaatcacaacagATCATATGACAATTGTAACctatggatggcttcctttcatgccatcaattgtatacaattgtgttgctagctgtgattggtcacagtgatcacatggtacagtcaGGGCCAATCAcaacccatctgtaccatgtgattagatgtgaccaatcacagctaatcacaacaaaacacacTGAATTAATCAGCTTCATTCAAGACTAATGGTTGCTTATAGCAGTGAAATTCACTTCCTTTCCACACATATTGTAAAGATGGGAACTTGCCTTGTTTagaatttaaaatagaaatactGGACATCACAACCAGCTAAAAACAGCCCCTGTGTAAGTGTAGCAAATAACTGCCCAATTTATATCCCAGCTGATTTCATGCCTGCTAATCTGGAAAGCAAGATACACATCTAGAGAGATCACAGATGTACAGTCAAGGGATATTTGTGCTCTCAGTGCTACCGGTATTGTCTAATAATTTTACCTGAAAAGAAATCTTATCAAATGAGTCCAAGATTTCAGAGCAGTTTTCTCCAGCAACTTGTTGTATAAACTAAAGAAAGAAAATGTGAGACGTTACAATGAATACTAGATTTCCGTGAAGGTCAGGTTATGTCATGTTTAGGGCTTCTAAACCTGTTTACCCATCCTGACTGTTTGTATTTGCATTTGTATGCTGTTGCTCCTAGTCATGACACCATCTGCTCTTGTCTGCCTGCTTTCAAGATTTCCTTGAAGGTCAGGTTTTATCATTTTCTGATCCTGTTTACCCATCTGCATTGACTTTTACTCCTGTTCCTGTCTGTTTGTATTGGTATGCTGTTGCTCCTAATAATGACTCCATCTGCTCTTGTCTGTCTGTGTTGTACTGGCACTCTGTTCCTGTCTATGTGTCTTCATTGGTCtagccagtagtgtatttaggttttgtgctgccccaggcctgactaaacttgtgcaccccctaatttaaatatgacccaccccttcctatcaaggccacacccctttctgtttaagacccgctctgacatttttgagtgggggacactagttcttagggcctggggagGATtcacttaatttgcatagatttcctctcacttcctgtttggctatggggcaggaagtgaaggtaaatctctgcaatgggacagagatggtaaaaaataaactgacagggactATAACccgcccttactctatccaaaattaaagaaaaaagggTTGCCTaatgttctactttaagcacaaatttctgataattataTGAAGAAgagtaaggcccttttcacactacaaaataaacccgttttaataatccgttttcaaatccgtcagataatgttaaaaaacggaagttatacgtcctttataaaatatcattaaagtctatgggatttttttatgttccgtaaagatccgtaatagtccgttataacatacggacgttagttataacggaatatgtgacgggtcttgcactattttttgtaaattttttgtccgttgcaagtaacggatatattaacgtccgttatattttaacattgaagtctatggcacatggacgttagtaaatgtctccgtaaatgtccgttatgttaacggacgttaattttactgagcatggatattcaggggaaccccgccgtcaatttaaaacaaaaatgacgtgcggttcccggtaaatatccataaccagacccttcaggtctggtatggatattcaggggaaccccgccgtcaatttaaaacaaaagtgacgtgcggttcccggtaaatatccataaccagacccttcaggtctggtatggatattcaggggaaccccgccgtcaatttaaaacaaaaatgacgtgcggttccccc
This sequence is a window from Rana temporaria chromosome 10, aRanTem1.1, whole genome shotgun sequence. Protein-coding genes within it:
- the LOC120915365 gene encoding L-amino-acid oxidase-like, which translates into the protein MEKLVFLGLLVWTGAYGQSSKYSDLLEECLQDPEYEDIMDIAIRGLPPVPKSNAKHVVIVGAGMSGLSAANVLQNAGHRVTVLEASNRIGGRVQTYRDPEGWYGELGPMRIPPSHRLIREFIRQCELQMNPFIISNENNVYLFNNIRQLQKDVAKKSNLFGFALTSEEEGISVKDLFSKVAFKFIQQVAGENCSEILDSFDKISFQSMLADEGRLSAGAIKMVGNFMNTNSQPYTSFIEEVLNTYIFKFPRLDEITGGFDQLPLSLAKRLGNVIRLKSTVVKVMRNGKSVIVSYRKDRITPPINIIADYVIVTSTAKATKRIKFSPPLSNEKDFALGNIHYASATKILLGCTESFWEKDGIVGGRSITDRPSRSVYYPSHNFTGGRGVLLASYTWADESLFFLSLSDEECIDIVFEDLAAIHLRSEKELRRLCPKAVVKRWSLDPYSMGAFAHFIPYQNSYLFEYLAQPEGRIYFAGEHTSAPHGWIDTAIKSGLKAARAVHRDANTFLHR